One Ostreibacterium oceani DNA segment encodes these proteins:
- a CDS encoding AbrB family transcriptional regulator: MITTRRLLTLLLSLMGVGLFYWLALPLPFLFGPMSACLIASLLGVKLQGMKPFSIGARTVLGIAVGTAITPAILQQASQMAFTLLLIPIYIILIGAIGVPFYQRFFGYDRVTSFYAAMPGGASDMIIFGQAAGGNARALSLIHATRMLIIITIVPFFLAYFNDISLDAPIGQSASQLPWHEMAIMVVVAIIGWKGGEKIRLFGAAILGPLILSLVLSLGDILHHRPPSEAILVAQFFLGMGIGMHYQGITLKEIKKDITAGALFALILTTIAAFFALLAHAIGNVPWLEAIMAFSPGGQAEMTILAIVAGADLGFIVLHHLLRILLVILGAPLLARFLLKKTNHKV, from the coding sequence ATGATAACAACTAGACGACTACTCACGCTACTCCTATCGCTGATGGGCGTGGGTTTGTTTTACTGGTTGGCTTTACCCCTACCCTTTTTATTTGGCCCTATGTCTGCGTGTTTAATCGCCTCATTGCTTGGTGTCAAATTACAAGGCATGAAACCCTTTTCTATTGGTGCACGCACGGTTTTGGGCATTGCCGTTGGCACAGCCATTACACCCGCTATATTACAGCAAGCCAGTCAAATGGCATTTACATTATTGCTCATTCCGATTTATATCATACTCATCGGCGCGATTGGTGTGCCTTTTTATCAGCGTTTTTTTGGTTATGATCGTGTCACGAGCTTTTATGCTGCGATGCCAGGTGGCGCATCTGATATGATTATTTTTGGCCAAGCAGCAGGTGGGAATGCGCGCGCGCTATCATTAATTCACGCAACGCGAATGCTGATTATCATTACCATCGTCCCGTTTTTTCTCGCCTATTTTAACGACATTTCGCTTGATGCGCCGATTGGTCAATCTGCGTCGCAACTCCCTTGGCATGAGATGGCTATTATGGTTGTCGTTGCAATAATCGGCTGGAAAGGTGGAGAAAAAATCAGGCTTTTTGGCGCCGCCATTCTAGGGCCTTTGATTTTGTCGTTAGTGCTGTCATTGGGCGACATTTTGCATCATCGCCCGCCATCCGAAGCCATCCTGGTTGCTCAATTCTTTTTAGGCATGGGCATTGGCATGCATTATCAAGGCATTACGCTGAAAGAAATCAAAAAAGACATCACCGCTGGCGCGCTATTTGCGCTGATATTGACGACGATTGCGGCATTTTTTGCGCTACTTGCACACGCTATCGGTAACGTGCCTTGGCTAGAGGCTATCATGGCTTTTTCTCCTGGCGGACAAGCAGAGATGACCATTTTAGCCATCGTTGCAGGCGCTGATTTAGGGTTTATTGTATTGCATCATTTGCTGCGCATTTTACTGGTTATCTTAGGGGCACCGCTGTTAGCACGATTTTTGCTAAAAAAAACCAACCATAAGGTATAA
- a CDS encoding CaiB/BaiF CoA transferase family protein: MQSPLKNIRVLDLTNVLAGPFCGQQLAHLGAEVIKIETPGIGDLARKLGADEALNAVNMGASFLAQNIGKQSLTINLKTPDGKTLFKELVSSADVVVENFRPGVMERLDLSYDTLSQINPSIIYCAISGFGQDGPMHELPAYDQIIQGLSGIMDITGDEDSGPYRVGYPIADTVGGMTAAFAIAACLAGRAMHHHPNNKHAVEKTGSYIDVSMLDSTLATMGWVVSNFLTTGQPPKRMGNNNFTNSPSGTFKTGDGLLNIAANKQAQFEAVCHVIGRPELIQQPEFADRYQRIQHRETLTTAIESALAEKSATEWQQALNKVGVPAGCVLSLPQTLALEQIQHREFIRTFAPVEPTGRTLQLAGTGYRIDRQTTGANQPPPQLGQHNMTILQSLGYTPQQIEALTAQGVL; the protein is encoded by the coding sequence ATGCAATCACCGCTGAAAAATATTCGCGTACTCGATTTGACTAATGTGTTGGCAGGGCCATTTTGTGGTCAACAGCTTGCGCACCTAGGCGCAGAAGTCATCAAAATCGAAACGCCAGGTATTGGTGATTTGGCCAGAAAACTGGGTGCCGATGAGGCATTAAATGCCGTCAATATGGGGGCTTCATTTTTAGCACAAAATATCGGCAAGCAATCGCTCACTATCAACCTCAAAACGCCAGACGGCAAAACGCTATTTAAAGAACTGGTCAGCAGCGCTGATGTCGTTGTTGAAAATTTCCGTCCAGGCGTTATGGAACGACTTGATTTATCCTACGATACCCTATCGCAAATCAACCCTAGCATTATTTATTGCGCTATCTCTGGTTTTGGCCAAGACGGTCCCATGCACGAATTACCTGCCTACGACCAAATTATCCAAGGCTTATCTGGCATAATGGATATCACTGGCGATGAAGACTCAGGGCCGTATCGGGTTGGCTATCCGATTGCTGATACGGTCGGGGGAATGACGGCCGCATTTGCCATCGCCGCCTGTCTTGCTGGTCGTGCCATGCACCACCACCCAAATAATAAACACGCAGTAGAAAAAACAGGCAGCTACATCGATGTCTCCATGCTAGATTCGACCCTTGCAACCATGGGATGGGTGGTGTCAAATTTTTTAACCACTGGCCAACCACCCAAGCGTATGGGCAATAATAACTTTACCAACAGCCCTTCGGGCACATTTAAAACAGGCGATGGGCTCCTTAATATTGCGGCGAATAAACAAGCACAATTCGAAGCCGTTTGTCACGTCATCGGTCGCCCAGAACTCATTCAACAACCTGAATTTGCCGACCGCTACCAACGAATACAACACCGTGAAACACTCACCACAGCGATTGAGTCGGCATTAGCCGAAAAGTCAGCCACCGAATGGCAACAGGCACTCAATAAAGTTGGCGTACCCGCAGGCTGCGTCTTATCACTGCCGCAAACACTGGCACTGGAACAAATACAGCACCGAGAATTTATCCGTACTTTTGCGCCTGTCGAACCGACTGGGCGAACCTTGCAATTGGCGGGCACTGGCTATCGTATCGATCGGCAAACCACAGGGGCAAACCAGCCACCACCACAATTAGGTCAGCATAATATGACCATTCTACAGTCATTGGGCTATACACCGCAGCAAATCGAAGCGCTCACTGCTCAGGGTGTGCTGTGA
- a CDS encoding tRNA threonylcarbamoyladenosine dehydratase, which produces MRSITMPTRHARTEILLGNDILPYLRQQHILVAGIGGVGGYVAENIARAGIGEITLLDRDVVAMSNINRQIVALESTFEQKKTDVMKARIADIDPSIRVHVIDEFMNTDNAETIVNSTAFDFIADCIDTIACKAQLVYAAQQANIPIISAMGAGNCYDATRVRVAKLHKTQGCPLAREMRRRLRALRASLKYPVVYTDETRSKPFVNHITSTNYNEKATNGTISYMPAMIGVMLAGEIMKTLIDSAKAPG; this is translated from the coding sequence ATGAGATCAATCACCATGCCAACACGCCATGCCAGAACAGAAATCCTCCTTGGGAATGACATACTGCCTTATCTCCGTCAGCAGCATATATTGGTCGCTGGTATTGGTGGTGTTGGTGGTTATGTTGCTGAAAATATTGCACGGGCTGGTATCGGAGAAATAACGCTGCTAGACCGTGATGTGGTGGCAATGTCTAATATTAATCGCCAGATTGTCGCGTTAGAATCAACGTTTGAGCAAAAAAAAACCGACGTGATGAAAGCCCGTATTGCGGATATTGATCCAAGCATTCGGGTACACGTGATTGACGAATTTATGAATACCGACAATGCTGAGACAATCGTTAATTCGACAGCGTTTGATTTTATCGCAGACTGTATTGATACGATTGCGTGCAAAGCGCAGTTGGTTTATGCGGCGCAACAAGCCAATATCCCGATTATATCGGCAATGGGTGCAGGCAATTGCTATGACGCTACCCGTGTTCGCGTCGCCAAATTACACAAAACGCAAGGCTGTCCTTTGGCACGTGAAATGCGTCGCCGCCTTCGCGCGTTGCGAGCAAGCTTGAAATATCCTGTTGTTTATACGGATGAAACGCGATCCAAGCCTTTTGTTAATCATATCACCAGCACCAATTACAACGAAAAAGCAACCAATGGCACGATATCCTATATGCCCGCGATGATTGGTGTTATGTTAGCAGGTGAGATAATGAAAACGCTAATTGATTCGGCCAAAGCGCCAGGCTAG